Within Salvia splendens isolate huo1 chromosome 21, SspV2, whole genome shotgun sequence, the genomic segment CAAGTTCTTGATGTGTTCAAACAGTTTCAAGCTTCAGTTGAAAGGCAAACAGGAAAGAAGCTGAAGTGCATCCGTACTGATAATGGTGGTGAATATTGTGGACCTTTTGATGATTATTGTCGTGTGCagggaatcagacatcaaaagACACCACCGAAAACTCCACAACTGAATGGATTGGCTGAACGAATGAATCGGACACTGATTGAGAGAGTTAGATGTTTGCTTTATGATGCAAAGTTGCCCAGAAGCTTTTGGGCAGAAGCTCTGTCTACTGTAGCACATGTGATTAATCTTTCTCCTAGTGTTCCTTTGCAAGGTGATGTACCAGACAAGGTTTGGTTTGGTAAAGACGTGTCATATGATCACCTCCGTGTGTTCGGCTGTAAAACATTTGTTCATATTCCTAAGGATGAGAGATCTAAGTTAGATGCCAAGACTCGACAATGCATCTTTATTGGTTATGGTCAAGATGAATTTGGGTATAGACTTTATGATCCAGTTAAAAGAAAGCTGATAAGAAGTCGGGATGTGATGTTCATTGAGGATCAAACCGTTGATAATATTGACAAGGCGGAGAAAAAGGATCCAAAAGAAAGTAGTAACTTGACTGACATGGATCACGTCTCTCTAGGTCATTTGCCAGATCCTGTTCAGGATCACGTGCAAGATGACATTGTTGATGACCAGCAAGGTATAGATGATGTTGATGCTCCTATGGATGATGATGAGAATGATCAACACCAAGCACCTATAGCTCCACCAACAGTTCCACTTCGGAGGTCTATTAGAGATCGACGTTCTAATATAAAGTATACTTCTGAAGAGTATGTTCTTTTAACTGATGGGGGAGAACCTGAATGTTATGATGAGGCTATGGAAAATGAATGCAAAGATAAGTGGGTTGAGGCTATGAAAGATGAACTTCAATCCTTGTATGACAACCATACCTTTGAGTTGGTGAAACTTCCTAAGGGTAAACGAGCTTTGAAAAATCGGTGGGTTTACAGGTTAAAACAAGAGGAAAATTCTGCAGCTCCACGATACAAAGCCAGATTGGTCGTCAAAGGTTATAGTCAGAAGAAGGGGATTGATTTTGAAGAAATATTTTCTCCGGATGTAAAGATGTCTTCTATCAGAACTGTTTTGAGTTTGGCAACTTATTTTGATTTAGAGGTTGAACAGATGGATGTAAAAACCGCTTTTTTTCATAGAGATTTGGAGAAAGAGCTTTACATGGAGCAACCAGAGGGTTTCATTGTACAAGGAAAAGAAGATTATGTGTGTAGATTGAAGAAGAGTTTGTACGGTCTTAAGCAAGCTTCCCGCCAATGGTATAAGAAGTTTGAGTTTGTTATGGAGGAGCATGGATATAAGAAAACTACTTCTGATCATTGTGTTTTTGTTAAGAAATTCTCTGATGATTTTATTATTCTATTgctctatgttgatgatatactTATTTTTGACCGCAATACTTCTAGAATTGATGTGTTGAAGAAGGAATTGAGTAAGTCCTTTGCAATGAAGGACTTGGGGCCGGCAAAGCAGATTCTTGGCATGCAATTGACATGTGACAGAAATGCCAAGAAATTATGGTTATCACAGGTGAGGTACATTGAAAAGGTACTTCAAAGGTTTAGTATGGATAAAGCTAAACCAGTGAGCACTCCTCTTGCTCCACATTTTAGGTTGAGCGTGAACCAAAGTCCCTCCACAGATAAAGAGAAGGAAGAGATGCAGAAAGTTCCATATTCTTCAGCCGTGGGTAGTTTGATGTATGCGTTGGTATGCACGAGACCGGACTTGGCCTTTTCTGTTGGTGCAGTTAGTCGGTTTCTTTCTAATCCGggcaaggagcattggaatgcagTGAAGTGGATTATGAGATATCTTCGTGGAACTTCTAACTTGAGACTATGTTTCGGCATTGAAAAACCTGTTCTAGTTGGTTATACAGATGCAGATATGGCTGGAGATATTGACTCAAGAAGATCTACTTCAGGTTACTTGATTACTTGTGCAGGGGGAGCTGTGTCATGGCAATCTAAGTTGCAAAAGTGtgttgctttgtctactacTGAGTCAGAGTTCATTGCGGTGACCGAAGCATGCAAGGAGTTGCTTTGGATGAAGAAGTTTATGCAAGAGCTCGACTTTTCTCAAGAAAGGTATGTCTTGTTTTGTGATAGCCAAAGTGCAATTCATCTCGGTAAAAATTCGACCTTTCATTCAAGATCGAAACATATTGATGTGAGATATCATTGGATACGAGAAGTTCTTGAGGCTAAATTGTTAAAGCTTGAGAAGATTCACACTGATGATAATGGTGCAGATATGTTCACCAAATCTTTACCGAGAGGGAAGTTTGAAGTTTGTCGCTCGATCGCCGGGATGGCGGTCTCCTCCACATAATGGGAGGGGGAGATTTGTTGGGCTGGTCCCATTATGTGGGAGCCCAACTCAAGTTGGCCCAAATAAATGGGCATTTTTTTAATGCTaattagtgtgtgtgtgtttaattAGAAATTGACACCACATCTTTTGATTTGGGTGAATCACAAAAACTGAAACGGTGGTGCAGAGAAAAGAAGGAGAGGGTCAGCTGCTGTTATCATCAATTCAGAGTCAAAATTGAGAGATTGAGTGGCAACGTGTAACTCCATTTTGTGAAAGGTGAGTGCAGATTTTCAGCTTGGTGCAGTTCTGTTCGAGGCTTCGATCGGGTATTCATCCGTGGTTTGATTGAGCTGAAATTCGGACAGTGGGTAGTCGACTTGAAGATCTTGATATTGTACGGTGGGATTGTTGATCCGTGAACAGTAAGGTCAGATTTTCTGGTGTCGAAGTCAGCCCCTGTTTTGGTGATTTTCTTATCTTGTTTTGGGTATTTTGCTTAAGATTGTTTTATCAACCTAGTTGGAGTTCATACTTGTTGTAGAGGTTGGATATTTGATCTTGTAGCAAAAACATATTATAGTGGAGTTTTTGAGTGGACTCTCAAGTCCCGTGGTTTTTCCCTTTTGCTTTGAAAGGGTTTTCCACGTAAAAATCGTTGTCTCAGTTTATATTTCTGCTGATTGTTTGTCTTTGATATTATCGTGCCATATtgtgtttgaaataattatCGGACTTGTGTTATTGGGTGAGAAAGAACACCGTTTATGCTTCCGCAGGCTTTGGTTGTTTGGTTTCTTCCCAGCAAATAACAATGATAATACTAAGGGCTGCATATCATAAAATGGCCTAAGAGCATGAGGACCAAATCATATTCGAGGCTAAAACATAGTGTAGTATAATAATCCAAGCATTGTAGGTAGCACGCATGATTTAAATGATAAGGTGTGAAATGGGAAATTTGCACTATCCAAATATTTCACCATAATTATTAGCCCCTAAGATAAACACTTATTCCACAAAATAAGATAACACGTGTTGCAGTCCCAATGACCCACACCTATCAGAAACAGGAGAACCGTTGGATCTAGCAAATATAGCAGTAGCTAAAAATgctaaaaataaatactacagTTTGTAAACAATAGAGCTACTCCGCATTGTATTTGAGCGAGCAACACATCTGTcaatttccagcccaaccaatATCATACCATAATCACTTCATTTCCCCCACTTCCTCTCTCTAATTTTGGAGCTCAGTTTGGGTGTAGCACAAATTTAAAGGACATGAATGCCTCCGACCTCAAACTGCTGGATTTCTCGCTGAGGCTGTTTGTTATCCCTTTCAACATTGCTTCCATTTGGATTGCCATCAACAACAGTCAGGATAACTCCGACTATGGTAAATTGGAGTTCCATGACTTCGTCGGCCTCAAGTAacacccctctctctctctctctctctgtagaTTTTCATTATTAATGATTAATTGGTGCAGGTATATGGTTTGCGTGAGTGCAATTGCTGCTGTCTATGCTTTGTTTGCTGCTGTTTCTTCATATCTCAGATGCTTGCTCACTAAAGCCTGGCTTTTCTTCTTTACTGATCAGGTTTTCTTTCCCCTCTTTTAATTGGAAATTTTTGGTGTTCTGTTTTAATAATATTTGAGATTAATTGAGTATTGAGATATGAAATTGAGTTGATTTCATATGTAATTATTGCTTGAGCTGGGAATGATAGGATTCAGATTGGCATTGTATACTTATTAGGTTTTAATGCTACTGCTTTTGGTATATACACTACACTACTCAGAGAGAGAGTAGTTGAGTTGAGTCATATTCGTATTTAGGTTATTCCGAATCTGTTTTCTTTTATGATGAAAACTAAATTATCTCTTTCCTACCGTATTTTATTCTAAACTTAACTTCTAAAAACTCATTTGTGGAATGaagttttcaaataaatacTTCTAAAAAGTATGAACAGTTCCTTTTTAAATCTGTCTAACTATGaatattctaattttgaaaagttttttctGTTTAAAGatgaatattaaaattcatgtcttactttaccaaatgcAATATGCATtgatattaaaattcatgtagaaccaaataatcatatttttcaGTTACGGAAAGTGTAAGTGTCAGAAAGTTTGTATGATAGTCAATCTTATTTAAGTGCACGGCGCATGATAAGTGTCGATTGGTTGAGGCAATAAATTCTCTCAACCAAGTCCAATTCAATTCCCATCTTCCTAATTGGGGAATCTTGAATATATAGTTGGAAACTCATTAATATCTTCCAAAACATGTCCTAATTAATGGGAGTGCATTAATTGCTCTTGCTTCAATTTTCAACACCccctttctattttatttccattacaTTCATTTACTCAAATCATATCATAAAAGCCATGAATTTTATATGATGGAGCAGGTGCTGGCATACTTAATGGTGACATCAATGGCAGCATTGGTGGAGTTTCTATACTTGGCCTACAATGGTGATCAAATGGTGTCATGGAGTTCAGGCTGTGTATCTTATGGAAAATTCTGTAGCAGATTGAAGATAGCATTGATTCTTCATGTAATTGCTGTCTGTTGTTTCCTAGTTTTGGCACTCATTTCTGCTTACAGGTTGTTTAGAAGATTTGACCCACCTTATGTTCCTTCTAAAGACCCCCAACAAGATACGACTTAATTAATTCACCTACTAATGCTGTTTTCTCAGACTTCCCTATCTATCTATTTTTTTCCACTATTGCGTGACActgtataaaatttattttttctgtgttcacttttattttgtttttacatTAATATGCACATGCGTTCTTTGATTAATGAGATTGTATTAACAGTGACggtgtagaaatcatggtattaaatatgcccggtcaatggattttgaccaaataataaatgtgacgagacatttaattttgtgaaattaaatgacatagcgtcgatctacattttacgtagataaatgtagtatattcactttctcaaatccgatttccggtgagtgagaaatagtggattaaagttgggcataattaacttttaattaaaagcttggagttggagcttagggaataattaactagtgttaattatcccacattggaggattaacacatcttttaatgtgtataaattaagtgactttatgttacttaataattatagtggaccaagatgggtgaaagagcccacacgcgcgcacacgcgcgcgccgccgccgcccgcccgcccgcccgagcccgtgctcgtgcacGCGCtcgcgggcccgatcccgatcccgatcttggacttggcaattggtctttgggtggtctttgggcttggggcttggctcaaactattctttttggaccaccgccgagtcagcaatccaagtggcttgacacgtcgtcaagcgaggcacagtcacggcagtcacgtgagaaatccacacgctccacatgcgaaaggcacacgcctgccacacgctcgtaaccgacgtcggttacgaatctgccatgatgagccttcatggctcggttgaccctgcatggtggcttggcctataaataggttgtattacgcccggcttttatctcttgtaatcagtagaaccaacaatcgcaagatgAGATAACTTGCTTTTGAAGGGTTTTTGACCtctaaactgaacttaaaatttcgaaacttaatacacctttgctggagatgtcgacggaatccaacaccaccgctgccgccaccaccgccgtcattccttcaaccatggcgaccactggacctgtcaacacgtcgtcgattccgacgatgatgcccactcccgggcgctatccttcttcctcaacaaccccttgggagttcgttaactcccttgggctcactggtggatccacttcGAGTgggtcggttggttccacttttagtggttccttcgggtcctttaatggatcgagtgctggggccttcgggtctcacacgggtgttggggccttcgggtctcacacgaatgctggggccttcgggtctcatgcgggtgctagtcccttcggggctggtacgaccatggcgggctctatgcccaacatgaatggtgggggctctatgcccaaccatgttgttggctccttcgggggcaacggaattggttcatTCCAAggaccaagtgcggcacctatggcaccaagaatgatgccacctgccgagaagccaccaaagtttggaggatctgacttcaagcggtggtaccagaagatgttgttctacttgacaacattgggcgtcgccaacttcctcacggagaacgagccgcccgcgccaagcgaccaagagactaggctcgaagtcatggcggactatgaagcttggagaaaaggggattatctatgtaaaaattttattttaagtgcattagatgatagcctctataatgtatactccaatgtaaccacatctaaacaaatgtgggaaaacctagaaaagaagtatagcatagataatgctgcagggacggaacaagttgtagcatccaagtttatggactacaaaatggtcgactctcgacccgtcatggagcaagtccaagagctccaaatgatcatccactcattagtggctgaagggatgaccttgcccgataagttcctaaggtgcacgatcattgacaagctccctccaagttggaaggacttcaagagttatctcaagcacaagcgaaagcagatgacccttgaagacttgatcgtgaagttgcgcattgaggccgacgtgcgcaaaagtgatcaaaaggctaagggcttcaccccaaatgaagccaaagccaacctgttggagcggggcggtccctccaacaaacaccctcgcccaaaccgtccaaacgacaaagggaagggaaagcagccttcaaagaagtttgaaggcgactgctacaaatgtggcaaaccagaccactttgctaaagactgccgcagcaagaagaagaagccggctgcccacgtcgttgagaaggagttcaaggactgggatgagaacgacctcattgctgtggtcactgaagaggtcaaccttgttaacaacaacaagggtggctagtatattgataccggcgctactgcacatgtttgcgcagataggagtatgttctccacctacaacaacgttgaagggagaaagataaacatggggaatcaagcctcgtctgaaatcctcggagttggtgatgtaatcctcaagatgacgtctggcgtctcaatcaccttgaaggatgcgttgcacgttccggacatccggaagaacctagtttcaggatcaatactagtgaataagggttttaaacttgtatttgaatccgataggtttgcattgtataagtttgggaagtccctcggaaaaggttatgtaaccgacggacttttcaagcttagtgtagcaacactgcgtgttccaaagccactggctaataagaataaagcatcaacttcctcttatttgattgagtcttcaaatttgtggcattgtagattgggacatgtgaattcaaaagctattaaaagattagtgaatttagatttactaaaggctaatgaattggatacccaagataaatgtgaaatttgtcttgaagcaaaaatgactaagttgccgtttcactcggttgaacgaagcacaaaaacccttaaattaattcacacggacgtgtgtgatttaaagatggtgcaaacaagaggtggtaaaaagtactttatcactttcatagatgattacacaaggtattgctacatttatcttttaagaagtaaagatgaagcaatagaagcgttcaaaaattataagaacgaagttgagaatcaacttggttgtaaaatcaaaatgattcgaagcgatagaggaggcgaatatgtagccccgtttgaggagttatgcaacgcaagtggtataattcatcaaacaactgctccatattcaccacaatctaatggtgttgcagaacgcaaaaattgaactctaaaagagatgatgaatgcactgcttctaacttcaggattaccacataacatgtggggggaagctgttttgacagccaactatatcttgaataagatccctctcaaaggaaaagatgtcactccttatgagttgtggaagggaaggaagccatcctacaaatacctcaaagtgtgggggtgtttggcaaaggtgatggttcctccgcccaaagaagttacaatcggacctaagacggttgattgcatcttcattggatatgcacttaacagtagtgcatatcgatttgttgttcacaagtctgaaatatcgactatcacagtaggaacaacaattgagtcgaggaatgctgtattt encodes:
- the LOC121783387 gene encoding CASP-like protein 2D1, which gives rise to MNASDLKLLDFSLRLFVIPFNIASIWIAINNSQDNSDYGKLEFHDFVGLKYMVCVSAIAAVYALFAAVSSYLRCLLTKAWLFFFTDQVLAYLMVTSMAALVEFLYLAYNGDQMVSWSSGCVSYGKFCSRLKIALILHVIAVCCFLVLALISAYRLFRRFDPPYVPSKDPQQDTT